A window of the Henckelia pumila isolate YLH828 chromosome 3, ASM3356847v2, whole genome shotgun sequence genome harbors these coding sequences:
- the LOC140889172 gene encoding protein MANNAN SYNTHESIS-RELATED 1-like: MVIDLRQVMAAILTFSMFIMLGNMIKRDHIDPLFETAQESSRVSGNEYTVSKTILVVKESYGPWQEHDYKPAKRCWKKPTLKGKDRSNGYIFFSLTHGPEFHASQVANAVEVARRLGATLALPDIKGTNFGEKKSFGDIYDVKNFVTSLMGVVRVDDDPPIELSNSRLPIVKIPERVSEAFISSEIEPVFRAKRNLRIVTGFDSSPIKAKEYKLAASTYQCPAMFESLKLQTELQGLVDSMVGALRSLSQTTKGRFVVVDLRSEMPQKNICREADASSKRCYDGEEMAEFLKRIGFKQQATVYLTQTGWQGQGGGFKEFRNAFPKTFTKDVIMPAYGKAKFLNSEIPEYERLLDYFMCVQGDVFVPAVVGRFYTTVLGQRIASGRTQVFVPADKRGSNDSAIDYLSLYIRKKNHEAHSCFC; the protein is encoded by the exons ATGGTGATTGATTTGAGGCAAGTGATGGCTGCAATCCTTACATTTTCGATGTTCATAATGCTGGGAAACATGATCAAAAGGGACCATATTGATCCACTTTTC GAAACCGCGCAAGAGTCATCCAGAGTCTCTGGTAATGAGTACACAGTTTCGAAAACCATTCTAGTGGTAAAAGAGAGTTACGGTCCCTGGCAAGAACACGACTACAAACCAGCTAAACGTTGCTGGAAAAAACCGACGCTCA AAGGAAAAGATCGGTCAAATGGCTACATCTTTTTCTCATTAACCCACGGCCCTGAATTTCATGCGTCCCag GTAGCAAATGCTGTGGAAGTAGCAAGACGTCTTGGTGCAACCCTTGCACTCCCTGATATAAAAGGAACAAACTTTGGAGAAAAAAA GTCTTTCGGAGACATCTACGATGTCAAAAACTTCGTCACAAGCTTGATGGGAGTAGTCCGAGTTGACGATGATCCACCCATTGAACTATCGAACTCGAGGCTGCCCATTGTGAAGATCCCCGAAAGAGTTTCGGAGGCTTTCATCAGCTCAGAAATCGAACCTGTTTTTCGCGCCAAAAGAAACTTGAGGATCGTCACTGGCTTCGACTCTTCACCGATAAAGGCAAAAGAGTACAAGTTAGCAGCAAGTACATACCAATGCCCGGCTATGTTTGAAAGCCTTAAACTTCAGACTGAGTTGCAAGGACTTGTGGATTCGATGGTGGGAGCATTGCGTAGCCTGAGCCAGACGACTAAGGGACGTTTCGTCGTGGTCGACTTGAGGTCTGAAATGCCGCAGAAAAACATCTGCCGGGAGGCTGATGCATCGAGTAAACGGTGCTACGATGGGGAGGAGATGGCGGAGTTTTTGAAAAGGATTGGCTTTAAACAACAGGCAACTGTGTATTTGACTCAGACAGGATGGCAAGGTCAAGGTGGcggtttcaaagaattcaggaaTGCTTTTCCCAAAACTTTTACTAAG GATGTAATAATGCCTGCTTATGGAAAGGCGAAGTTCTTAAACTCGGAAATTCCTGAATACGAAAGATTACTGGACTACTTCATGTGCGTGCAAGGAGACGTGTTCGTTCCAGCAGTCGTAGGCAGGTTCTACACCACTGTCTTGGGGCAAAGGATTGCTTCCGGAAGGACACAAGTGTTTGTTCCCGCCGATAAACGTGGTTCTAATGATTCTGCCATCGATTACTTATCACTCTATATACGAAAGAAGAATCATGAAGCACACTCGTGTTTTTGTTAA